The following nucleotide sequence is from Salvia miltiorrhiza cultivar Shanhuang (shh) chromosome 7, IMPLAD_Smil_shh, whole genome shotgun sequence.
gaattacatattttataattcgttttataagtcgaaaattaatcacgacttcaagtaaataatagaaatactatttctatcgcatataaattaataacttgactttgctaagtcagttatcaaactggataataaattattgaatggctcaataatcctcgtcgcgtttttcttatacgttataaaagtataaagctaaaataataactccgtctctgataaaaaaaaaaaaaatcaggaccataaactggattcatttataaaaattgcatttactagtttttatcataaataaaagagcgggctactacatttGTACATCAAAACAATTGAACCAATCTGAGAAAGAATTGGGGTTGTATGCGATGTACAAAGATGATGAGGCAGAGTATGTTCATgatcaattaattttattttttaacgtgAATTTTCATATGAAGTTAGTCGTACTTAATATTCATACAGGAATGAAGTCATGTTCTCATATAAGGATATAGATCTACATAGAATTGACATGTATACTTTGAGGAGGGGTACAATTATTGGAAACCATGTATTGAACGCATGGATTTTGCTACTAAACAGTAGAGAGGAAATCAGGGCAAACACATCACCCGTTCGTTTTTTTGCATCGATGAATATCTATGTAAGTATATTTACATATGTTAGATAGATTTATAGTGTTGTACAAAAAAAATGTgttgttaatttatttaaactttTTTTGTGGCTTTAACACTAGCTGGACATTATAGCCCCCAAGAACATGCTTTACGAGACGCGTCAAAAAAAGTTTTTTGAGACTTTGGATGCGGAGCTCAGTGAATACCACAATACTCCGCTGAAATTCATGGATCTAGTAAGTATCTTACATAAAATTTATGTACATTTTATTGTATACGATTTCAATACATATGTGTTGTTATGACAAATTGTTCCTTGTAGTTTTTCTTTCCAGTGTACGAGcagaaaaaatattatgcaGTATGCATTGATGTGCGAAAGTGCAAACTATTCATACTGGATAGCACAATAGATTCAGTCACAGACCAGAATATAAGGAAATATGACAGTGTATGCTCGGTTCTGGTGAGTGTAAGCCTCATTCAATTGATATTCTTTTGAATAGTTAAATCTAAGATTTATATTATGCAGCGTGTACTGTTCTCGAGCTTCCTTGCTGCTCAAAATGAGACAACTAAGGCGAACAATGTATCGAAGTCTGAATTGCTGCCCCTAAAGTTGAAATGGGCTGACAACAGAAACACGCTAGACACAGGGGTATATTTAATGCGACATTTGGAAACCTTTATGGGCGATGGATCATCTTGTTGGAAATGTGGAATGGCATCAACATCACCACGTCAAATAAGTCGGATGCGTGTGAGGTACTGTGCAACGATCATGGAGAGTGATTGCAGCAGTGTGAAAGAAGATGTCATGAAGTCCGCAACTGACCATTATCGTGAATTAATCGCTAATCCAAACTTCAAAgctaatttagttttgtttggTTGAGTACTTTTTACATAATATTCATGGcctttaagtttttttttttttttagattgtcGAAGACATCTTTGTTTTTGATAATAAAGTTCGACGAAACTGGTTACGTTATGAGTGTTGGTTTTTTTATTGCCAAATTCATGTTTTTTGCGAAGTATGTTGGTTTGTTCGCAGGCGTTCACATTAGAAATGTTGAATAACGGGGTTATTATGAAATGTTATATCATTGTTTCTTGATGAAATTAATACAAGCAAACATGATGCATGGCAAAAAAATGTTGAACAATATGACATCGTAATAAAGATTGaacaaataattacatgatTTGGACATTGATCATACAATCTGAACAAAATGTAGTTGCTGGTGAACAATACGTAATTACCGTGAACACAGTGTGTCCTATCTTGAACATTGATGTCGTAGTTTTGAACAAACCATAAATTCAGATGACCAACTGCATCCCTTAATTTGTGTGAACAGTACACAATTAAAGGAAGTCGTAACTCGAACATACTAATTTAAAACCAAACATTTGTACAATTGATACTTAAATATGAAATTTTCATAGCTCACACAATTGCAGTGTACGGTGTATAGACGGTGAGTATTAGGCCAATTAACAATATCAATGAACAGTGATATTAAATATTGAACAAAGGATATAAgtttaaagaaaacataaatcacGATGAGCAAAATCatccctaatttttgtgtgAACATTACACAACGAACGTCGAACAAGGAATATAAATAACGCTGACAAAAAACatccctaatttttgtgtgAACATTACACAATGAACGTCGAACAAGGGCGTGTATAACTGAACATCGTCAATTTAGCCAAGATTTTTGTACGCGACATAGTGACAAAAAACAAACATACTAAGCAAAGTGTAAAATCGAAAATCAATGAAAAACCACACGAAAAATCTGAAACATCGTTCCCACGACAATTGACGAAATTGTACGAGTCATAATGACAAATAACAAACGTAATAAATTAACTGTAAAATGACAAAGTTGCTGAATAAAACAATTCAAACATCCACTAACTCATCTGTAACATCCTTCCCAGGACAATTACGTGAATCGTGGTTTACCATCTGATTGCATTTCCTGCATCTCCTCTTAGGCTTGAGTGCTTGTTCAATCATTTTCTCCCTTGTGGATTTCCTCCTCCCACCACAGCCACTGCCCTTAGTGTGCACTACAGGAGGCGGTAATACATCAATCTCAGTAGGTTTGGGTACACCATAAAATTCTTCAAACATTGCATGCTTCGACATTGAATCAAATGGTACTCCCAACTTCAAATATTTATCAGTGATACCCTTCAAATCGTTGTATAGCTGCTGACCCAGCGAAGAATCCCCTCGTACATGGCCGAAACTCTTACAAACTTCAAGAAAGAATTTCTGTATTGGGAGGTCATCCTTTACAACCACGGGCTCCGGCATATTCTGTTCATGCGGGGTTTGGCTCATCTGTGAAAGTTTGGTCCAGCGTGCGATAATATATTTTTCAGGAATCTTGTTCAATTTTCTTGTTCGCATGACAAAGAAAATGTGTTTGCACAACCAACCCTTTCTGATGAACAGCTTGCAAGAGCAAGAGAAGTGATCATCGATAGAACTGTAGCACACTTTAAATACTCCATGAACTGTGTCGTCAACCTCATAGTAACTGAGATTACCTTCATCGTACATGCGTGCCATCAGACAAGATACAGCAGCAGCCACGATTTCAGGTTGTATCTCATCCTTGAATATTTTGTTCGTGTATATATTTGAAGCATGAACTTCTATACGTAAGTCTGTGCACATATCAAATGAGCTGGTTTCATCCGCCATAGTGATAGTGTCGTATGAAGTGCGTTGTGCATCCATAGCACTTTCATAATGCATGAACAACTGAACCACATTTGCATCTTTATTAAAATGGCGCCTGAAGAAACTGTTCTCGCTCTCTGACATAGACGTTGTCCTAAAAAGACCACTCATCTTGACATCACGAAAATATGAAGATACCCAGTTAGCACGCCTGTGAAACATATCAGTGAACCACCTACTCTCAAATAGATCATACTCCTCCATAAAACGATGCCAATTCTGCTCGAATTCATGCGGCTCAACAAGATCCGACCAAACTATATTATTGAATCTTTCCTTCAGCTCAGTGTTGTCCCTTAAATGCCTTGGCAACTTTTCAACAACTTTCATTAGTATATGCCACATGCACAATCTGTGAGACGTTTTAGGTAGCACATTTTCTATAGCTATCTTCATCGCCAGATCTTGGTCTGTGATAAATACTAAAGGGTGAGATCCTATGCACTCAACAAACTTGTTGAGAACCCATGTATAGGAATCCACATCCTCGTTCGATATCAAAGCTGCTCCAAAGGTTACACACCTCCCATGGTTATCTTTCCCGGTGAATGGTGTAAAAATGAGCTTGTACCTACAAAGAGAAATATGGTGTAAAACACATGTTCAGAACATAACTACTATAGTGTTATGTTCATTGATGAAGTTCATCAATGAACATTTAACTAACACTATGAACATACAGAATTTCATGAAAGCAACAAAGTACACAAGCTACATGACCAGTTAACGTATACGTAAAATGATAATACAATAAAGAGTTCGTAAATTCGAAACAAACCTATTGGTTGAATAAGTTGCATCAAATGACACGGCATCTCCGAATTTTTGGTAATTCTGAATTGACGTCTCGTCTGACCAAAACATCCTCTTCAGTTGAGCTTCTTCATCAGTTTCAAAATAATACTTGAAACCTTGGGACTTCTCTTGCTTTTTCTTCAAATTGTCTAGCAGAATTTTAGCATCAACACCTTCCGTATGGACCCTAAGGTCTCGAGCATAGTTCTTAAAATCTATACTTGTGCATCCAACGTCATCATAATTACCAACTATCTCCTTGAAAAAACGAAAGGTCCTCATGGGTCCAATGTTTGCCTTCATACCACAAAGAAGGAACATTTGATGGACATAGCCGACGTTCCGACGTGACTTCATAAGATGACGTTTGGAAGCAGGGACCATGTGGTGTGTGTGTTCCTCAGAAAAGTCGTGAACCACATACCCAACCACAGCTTCCAAACGAAACACGATACGTGCCATGCAATCAACTCTAGTGGAGACCGTTTTGCGTTTCTTCTTAGGCTTCGTGGATTTCTTTGACGACGAACTTTTACTGTCACTCTTGAGGCCTGCTCGATTACAAACTATATGCCTGTGTGTTATGGTTCCATCATCTGCTTTTTTCCGACAACTCAAACGTGTACCAAAACCACTCGTGTTTGCATATCTGTAATAAAATTGAACTCCTTCTTCAAGAGTACGGAAGGCTTGTCCAATCCTCGGAATTAAATCTCTATCACACTTAGGGATAATCAACTGCGTTATTTCATCTTCCGTCCATGTGTTTACATCGTCTGCAAAATAAACGTCAAATAGTATCTGTTAAATTCAGCGTATAACAACTAACGCACGATCCATAAATATCTGTGAACAACATTATAACGCCTAATTGAGCTTCACTACCAAATAGTGACAATATTAAGAAAGCATTCTACGATATAACACCATTCGAATATGAATTTACCGTCTGCAAATCACACATGAAATCActaatatacatttatataatCCACACATCATAATCCGTGAACAAACGATTAAGATGCAACATTCTACGCACGTTACAGTCTGCAAATCAAAGTTCAACTCACTAATATACATTCACGCAAGTTTCACACCTCATAATCTGTGAACAAGCTATTAAGAGTAACATTCTACGCACGTTTTTGTAGAATTTATACTAAAACAATACTATTTGAAGAAATTATTAATATGAACATAATAGATTACGATGAAACTAAcacttcaaagaaaaaaaaaactcacgcTGGTCCGCCATTGATGGAGAAGCACGCTGGTCCGCCATTGATGGAGAAGATGCCATGGTGAACAGAATAGAAAATAGAACGTGTGAAACGGCCGTAAAGAATGTAGTGGAGAAAATAAAAACCTAAAATGTAATATCTAAGTTGTAACCAAAAATAGAAGATCTCATGCAATCATGAACGCATGATTATAGGGATGATAGAACTCAATTCGGTTATGTGTTATGTGTCAAAAGTCAAATAAACCCTTtcttaataaaatgaattaaacagCCGCAGCATGCTCAACCGTTTGATCTCCCATAATCTACGGTTTATATTGGTTCCCCGTTCTCACATTTATCTTCTATTTACATAtgatccattccctatatatatatatatatatatatatatatatatatatatatatatatatatataatgagcGAATCCATGGCGGAGCTAGAGATCCCAACGTCATGACAAGATTTATGCCATATCTCCTACAAAGAGTGGCAGAATCCAACGTGGATTCAAGTGCTTGGACGCTGAGAAGACGTCGATCTTCCACGGCCTAAAGTCGACGGCGATCTCGATACCTTGATGATCGGAATGAGTAGTGGTGGAGAGTTATCCAGTTGGTCTATCCATACCTTGATCCATTTATGGATGATAAATCTGCTCTACTTTACACAAAAAGTGGccaattttaaagtttttattttataggttatttttaaaatttacaatAGAAAAATGGCTAGTTCTATATATCATCTCTTTTTTCTAATTATAattggtggacgtcgttttcCACTAAATagttcctgcagaattatcaaaaactaattagtataatgacaagcaggtcgatcccacagagagccggtaaatcattcaattccctaaaatctataattttggtgatgccaccacgccttaattttgagaaaattaattataactaagaaatcaaatactcaaataacaatctagaaattaatcaataaaaggtaactcggctcgaataaatccatatcAATTTAAAGCTCTGAtaatcgacgcaaagattaattaatccctatcaaccaaccagttataggataccgtgaaacgcaacggacgtaccccaattcctacttactgtatcaataaacagctggagacgccagaccggcttatttcccttattaaaatataacctagctggagacgctagacctagatttaatattctaatagcattaagatgaaggaacccagtttagataaattatcctagatacgctagtaataattaatctacTAATTTATTCatactacgaacacggtagtttaatttatcactaattagccatattccaacaattacggattggaggtgctaattgactgtaatccaattaaacctaagttggccagtgtagggggtgaatccgacaattacggaagtgacgtcagtcacgtcaggatcgacgggcactagcaacctgagaccacaagtaacgttagagcccttcgaagagcaccggtgggggtgtcgatggaagggcctccgacgctcaagtcagtgaacGGATATAAGTAATAAACGTAAATAAcgtaactgaaataaataaatgataaagAGAAGATAGTAGTAAGCGATGTATCCGGAAGACCGGGGTGTTCAGGAGGTTGAATTATAGCTAGTGAGCGACGTGGAATGAGGGGCGACGGACGTCCGGGCTAGCGGGGCGATCGGAACCCTAGAATGTTGTGAGCGCGGAGGCGGAACGAAAGAGCGGGGAGAGCGGGAGACAACCAGAGTGAGAGATCGTGTACTAGTGCAAGGATGGATACGAGTGATTGTTCATGCCCTGATTGTGTTAGTGAATTAGTATATGTAGGTTACGGACCTACGGGCaggcggctagggttagggttttgcTAGCATACCCGTTGCAACCCTAGCAGTTCCGACTTCTTAGGAAACGACCTCCCGCGACTCTCGTCCGACTTGATCGCCAAGCAACTGCCGCGTTAAGGGTTTCCTTGGGCGAATTTATGTATCTCCCGCATATAGGCTTGACTTTGGGTTTTGTGCTATGAGTGTCGTATGGGCCGTTTTATCAGACTAGCCCGTTGGGCCTTATAATTTTTACTAATTGGACTATTACGAATTTTGTCCACTAcagccagacttaaataaaatcagaattatctttaaactccaggaataaatcgaaatcaatagaaAACAATTTTATgcccaattaggtctcacagattattaaatcaatacttcatttTTCTCGTCGAATTAGaaatttagctactcataattaaagtaagaacaatcaaataaattaaagcaaacatgaaacaataaaataaattgcaaaaaaaataaattagtatagtTGAAAACAAGAAAACTCGGTTGTCCCAATTTCTTGATGCCAGCCGCAAGTCTCCAAACTCCCAAAGCAAGAAAAGTACGTATTTAATTTCTCTAAACTAATAGAATGATGGAAAACAAAAGTCAACTAATTAAAACTTGATCTCCAAGTGATGCAACGTCTGGAAtgcaagaaagaaaagaaataaaacctaaccaACTCCTAAACCTTGCTGCTATCTTTTACTaagcaaaaaatatatatatatagaaaggttaaacagagaatgacaAATATTTAGAGAAAAGAGAATTAATCTGGAGCCTCCAAATTTTCCAATTTAAGGGTTCAAATTTAATCTCATTGTTTTCCTTAATTATATCTGAAAAGGCTATGTTTGTAATTGaacaaatttattttggtaagatATTATTCTGCCATATCTTTATGCAAATTTCTGTATCTACATTCACGTTAATTAAGTTCAACATATCTTTAATTATCCATGTGTAATTCACAAATTTCTGTATTTGCATTCACGTTAATTAAGATCCACAAATCTTTAATTATCCTTTTTAGTGTAATTTTGTCATCCCGTTAatctaaataattatttatgtatttgtaTTTGAAATagtattcaaatattttatttacttgttcGTAAATTTTGTTATGCATGTTCGAAAtgttttatattaaatattttatgttagtaagaaacattcaaatagtttattttGGTGTTCGTAATTATTTTACACTTGTTCGAAAtgatttatgttaaatattttatgttagtaagaaaaattcaaatagtttatttaaGTGTTCGTAATTGTTTAAAGCATGTTCAAAATGTTTATGTTAAGGAAacgaaaaaaaatcagatttccCAGCAGAAACGAAAACCTTATTTAGATTTACTGGACGCAAGAACATAAATGAACATAACCCAATTTCTAAATGAACAGAACACAATTTCTAAATGAACAGATATATTCAGATTTCTTATTTAGATTTACTGGACGCATGAACATAAATGAACAGAACCTAATTTCTAAATGAACAGAACACAATTTctaaatgaacaaatatattcAGATTTAATGGACACGTGAATATCCCCCAAATTCCAAAATTGATCATTTATttgacaaaaagaaaaataaaagtgcAGATTAGACAGAGACTGCAAAGAGATTTAATTCCCAGACGAAGAATCCGACTTGGCATATTTATGAGAGATCTCTTTGGAGATGAGACGCCGAATCTCCACGGCCGTGCTGGCCTCCGAGGAGTTCTTACTGAAGAACGCAAGGGCGTTGTTCATGAGCAGCAAGAGATCGCGGTAGAACTTGCTGCCGGACCCACCCTCTGTACCACCCTTCTTTCAAATTATATTCCACTGTCTCAAGATCCATGTGCTGTCAAACCCACAAACAAGTCATTAATCAAAAAGTAAACACGCATACCAATAACCCCAATTCCATCTACATTTAATTCAAAATACGAGCACTACATAATCTCATACCCACAAAATAACCCaaaaacaatgaaaaataatattttgcgTTTCTaaatttcttcaacaaattAGAGCCGAATCTGCCATCTCCACCACCGAATCAGAGAGGAAGCGCCTCGCTGCGCCAGAAGCAACGAAAAAgagtgagcgagagagatgGCGGGGAGAGCAGAGCAGTGCCGTCGATCGTAGCGATGCGCGTCCTCGAGTGACCGAATAATTGGCAATCGCCTGTGTCGTCTATATCTACTTATATCGTAGCGATGCCCTGCCCCTTTTCGAACAAGTCGCCGGCGATTCTTCAAAAATAGAAacgaaataacaaaaaaaaaagtattattcAACAATCGGAGCTTGAATCgatttgattgttgaaaaatcGAAACTTCAAACGAAACCCTACCTTCAAACCGATTTTGGATCGTGGGAGACGAAAAGGAATCGTGGCCGGCTATTCAAATCTTTCGTTGGAGAGGAGACGCGGTTAGATAGGAGTAAATATTGAACCTACCGTTTTTACtatgttgcaattttcacccaaATACCCTAATGACAATTAAAATGTATTTTCGAACAGTTAATATGGTAATTAAAAATATCAGCTTGATTAAATCTCAGCCTCACGATCCAACATTTTCTAGGGATGGGatttattctctattctctatacatAAGGTcattctttgtttaacttgaccatatatatatatatatagggagagggtCATGTGAGAACTCTAATATTTTGTGACACCTAAGAATGAATCCTAGCCTTTTATCATGTGAATCTAACGGTTGTAATTTGCCTCCACATCCACcgtatatatatgtgttaagGGGTATAGTAGTATTTCATGATTTATTAGAATCGGTTACTTCCTTATTCCATGCAATCTAATATCTCATATTTATGGTATTTTTGATTTGGTCAAACCACCATATCTTTAATGACCCACTACCACACAATTAAGGAGATTTCATCTTCTTTTATTATTAGAGTTATTTCTTCATCAATTGTTCATCGATTTGGAAAAATTGTCCAAGCAAAATAATCACACATAGGAACAGAATTATCTTCTTCACCAATGCGTTAATTCCACCGTTTATTACCTTAGTTGGTGGTTTGAATTATGTTAAACTTACTTTCTATTCACGACTGTAGTAATTGACGAACAAGCATTTTTCAATTAATGAGCATGTTCTTTGGTCAGGTACATCTTCACATGAATTTTGTGACCTCAACGTTTGTTATTCGACCGAACATAAAGTCACATTCATGTCCATGTTGAATTTATGCACATTTGTTCATAAGTACATTTGCATAACAACTGCAAATGTTATAAACTTTGTTCATTCGTGATTGAATTGTTCATGCATGTTGTTCGTGTGCATAAAATAAATGTAGATTGTTATTGATTACATTACTTTGTGCTTTGAAAAAATTTGATCTTACCTTTTAATTGGTAAGTTTATATGAAATAttgttcatttaattttttgaaattgttcATTAATCACACTTGATTATTCATTATATTTCACCAACGAGTTCAACAAAATCACGCAAAATTTAagataaaaaaactaaaaattgcAAAGTTCATCAAACTTTTGAAATTGTTCATGAATCCCATGTGAACACTTATTCATGTTTGCATATGCACTATTCATGTAGTG
It contains:
- the LOC130996239 gene encoding protein FAR1-RELATED SEQUENCE 5-like, whose protein sequence is MASSPSMADQRASPSMADQHDVNTWTEDEITQLIIPKCDRDLIPRIGQAFRTLEEGVQFYYRYANTSGFGTRLSCRKKADDGTITHRHIVCNRAGLKSDSKSSSSKKSTKPKKKRKTVSTRVDCMARIVFRLEAVVGYVVHDFSEEHTHHMVPASKRHLMKSRRNVGYVHQMFLLCGMKANIGPMRTFRFFKEIVGNYDDVGCTSIDFKNYARDLRVHTEGVDAKILLDNLKKKQEKSQGFKYYFETDEEAQLKRMFWSDETSIQNYQKFGDAVSFDATYSTNRYKLIFTPFTGKDNHGRCVTFGAALISNEDVDSYTWVLNKFVECIGSHPLVFITDQDLAMKIAIENVLPKTSHRLCMWHILMKVVEKLPRHLRDNTELKERFNNIVWSDLVEPHEFEQNWHRFMEEYDLFESRWFTDMFHRRANWVSSYFRDVKMSGLFRTTSMSESENSFFRRHFNKDANVVQLFMHYESAMDAQRTSYDTITMADETSSFDMCTDLRIEVHASNIYTNKIFKDEIQPEIVAAAVSCLMARMYDEGNLSYYEVDDTVHGVFKVCYSSIDDHFSCSCKLFIRKGWLCKHIFFVMRTRKLNKIPEKYIIARWTKLSQMSQTPHEQNMPEPVVVKDDLPIQKFFLEVCKSFGHVRGDSSLGQQLYNDLKGITDKYLKLGVPFDSMSKHAMFEEFYGVPKPTEIDVLPPPVVHTKGSGCGGRRKSTREKMIEQALKPKRRCRKCNQMVNHDSRNCPGKDVTDELVDV